A single region of the Lineus longissimus chromosome 14, tnLinLong1.2, whole genome shotgun sequence genome encodes:
- the LOC135499170 gene encoding uncharacterized protein LOC135499170, whose product MHRRGLDLLADAADRQTTMFLQQESRRLADELQHMQTQLQALSDSRQRASRDWISSRWASTPIPPQPNFSSVEATCSKARCTMPTAEATAHAVDINTGIDPPQCRTPPVLPARDPSPTNHEKSADSGFDLSKAISTLADVLVRRGEGLPKKEPEVFKGDIFSYPSWKNSFNVLVEGRYPSAMDRLYYLGRYTAGDAKRCIKGLLDLNTCEAYAKAKQILEERFGDRLKLSENFRNRLDKWPSVKPGDGKGMQELSDFLCECETAMTSLSNLSILNDAIEQRRVIDKLPRFMQERWLTVVDKWRFGADSDGSGQVVNDSYPPFSRLVQFVKKHARIMSNPILDRSSSAPTKSVVSVKPAQRSSFATGTETITEKATGPTKCVLCPKDNTHAIDSCVKFKNMSLSDRKEAVKKHGLCLGCLKWGHRVRDCKSKHKCKTCSRAHPTLLHDDSFKPVESTVHCTESSDVGSECLHTMIVPVYVYHVDDPSREVLVYTLLDDQSDTCFVSESVLEGIDKRGDSTYLKINTVLAEGVVPAERVTGLMVRGFGESAKISLPVVFSRKGIGACRSQIPRQTSAKQWRHLKGVAPKIMPYREDIEIGMLIGQNCARAIRPRQIVAGGEDDPYGVKTALGWGVVGRMDKLGSRLANSQDRFVYRTRTKEINPSDILQVLGQDFADTNDVDSHSLSVEDRLFIEKVSSGIKLRDDGHFEIPLPFREDQVRLPNNRVMAMKRTQSLKARIRKVSMVKNM is encoded by the coding sequence ATGCACCGAAGAGGACTCGATCTTTTGGCGGATGCTGCTGACAGGCAGACTACGATGTTTCTCCAACAGGAGAGTAGGAGATTGGCTGATGAACTGCAGCATATGCAGACGCAGTTGCAAGCACTGTCAGATAGTCGGCAGAGAGCATCGAGGGACTGGATTTCCTCTCGTTGGGCGTCGACGCCCATTCCGCCACAGCCAAATTTCTCCTCCGTTGAAGCCACATGTAGCAAGGCGAGATGCACTATGCCCACTGCAGAGGCTACAGCTCATGCCGTGGATATAAATACTGGCATTGATCCTCCGCAATGCAGGACGCCTCCTGTTTTGCCTGCTAGGGACCCCAGTCCAACTAATCATGAGAAGTCCGCTGACAGTGGCTTTGATCTTTCGAAGGCAATATCGACTCTCGCCGATGTGTTGGTGCGGCGGGGGGAAGGACTTCCTAAAAAGGAACCGGAAGTTTTCAAAGGCGACATCTTTTCGTATCCATCCTGGAAAAATTCATTTAATGTGTTGGTTGAGGGCAGATACCCATCAGCTATGGACAGATTGTACTATCTCGGTCGTTACACTGCAGGAGATGCAAAGCGTTGCATTAAAGGCCTGCTTGATTTGAACACCTGTGAAGCATATGCTAAGGCAAAGCAGATTCTCGAAGAGCGTTTCGGAGATCGGTTGAAGTTGTCTGAGAACTTTCGTAATCGCTTAGACAAGTGGCCGTCAGTCAAGCCTGGTGACGGTAAAGGCATGCAGGAGCTATCGGATTTCTTGTGCGAGTGTGAGACGGCTATGaccagtttgtcaaatctgaGTATTTTGAATGACGCGATTGAGCAACGCCGTGTGATAGACAAGTTACCTCGTTTTATGCAAGAAAGGTGGCTCACAGTTGTGGATAAATGGAGATTTGGAGCTGATAGTGACGGGTCCGGCCAGGTTGTGAACGACTCATATCCACCATTTTCCAGACTTGTACAGTTTGTAAAGAAACACGCGCGAATCATGTCAAATCCAATCCTGGATAGGTCGTCCAGCGCACCTACCAAATCCGTTGTTAGTGTGAAACCTGCGCAGAGATCCAGCTTCGCTACCGGAACAGAAACTATAACTGAAAAGGCCACAGGGCCAACAAAGTGTGTGCTCTGTCCAAAGGACAACACTCATGCAATTGACTCATGTGTGAAATTCAAGAATATGTCTCTTAGTGATAGAAAGGAAGCCGTAAAGAAGCATGGGTTGTGCCTGGGGTGCCTTAAATGGGGTCATCGGGTTAGGGACTGCAAAAGCAAGCATAAATGCAAAACCTGCTCTCGTGCCCACCCCACGCTTCTTCACGACGACtctttcaaacctgttgaatctACTGTGCATTGTACAGAGTCAAGTGATGTGGGCTCAGAATGTCTGCACACTATGATTGTGCCAGTGTATGTGTATCATGTAGACGACCCCTCGCGGGAGGTGTTGGTTTACACATTGTTGGATGATCAATCTGACACTTGTTTCGTATCTGAGTCAGTGCTGGAGGGCAttgataagagaggtgatagcaCCTATCTCAAAATCAACACAGTGTTGGCAGAAGGTGTTGTGCCAGCTGAGCGGGTGACAGGCCTCATGGTCCGGGGTTTTGGtgaatctgcaaaaataagccTCCCTGTAGTCTTTTCGCGTAAAGGCATCGGTGCCTGCCGCTCACAGATACCGCGTCAAACCAGCGCGAAACAGTGGCGCCACCTCAAAGGGGTGGCACCTAAGATTATGCCATACCGTGAGGATATCGAGATTGGCATGTTGATCGGTCAAAATTGCGCGCGCGCCATCAGGCCAAGGCAGATTGTCGCTGGGGGAGAAGATGATCCGTATGGTGTTAAAACGGCGCTAGGTTGGGGCGTGGTTGGCAGGATGGATAAATTAGGGTCAAGGCTTGCTAATTCACAAGATCGTTTCGTGTACAGAACTCGTACAAAAGAAATTAACCCCTCTGATATTTTGCAGGTACTCGGCCAAGACTTTGCCGATACTAATGATGTTGATTCTCATTCTCTATCTGTTGAAGACAGGTTGTTCATTGAAAAGGTTTCCAGTGGCATCAAACTCCGTGATGATGGACACTTTGAAATTCCCCTCCCGTTTCGTGAGGATCAGGTGAGACTTCCCAACAACCGAGTGATGGCTATGAAGCGTACGCAGAGTCTCAAGGCGAGGATTAGAAAGGTAAGTATGGTGAAGAATATGTGA
- the LOC135498848 gene encoding uncharacterized protein LOC135498848 isoform X2, with amino-acid sequence MVTITQSCLSCDGIWKWQSQEMIGTVYAGNIGLSMAILAAGAIPSKVIRVLQFWGIRSISSGAYFRHQSKYLNQAVRNVWEEETIQALAAVEDVAKLSGDGRCDSPGHCAKYGSYKLHDTGRNAIVMTQLVQSTEVKNSYHMELEGLSRCVDEVKSYVPHVKIELTTDGHKSVEKWLREEQSDTIRHYFDVWHVAKGLRKRLKPITMNRRFQLVNKWLKSIINHLYWCAMTRNNDQSLILAKWRSIVNHIAGVHTHEENELFPKCIHSRIPRQWFKKGTEEYDKVCALLLNKNLLHSISKLSSDGQTSGLEGYHSSLLHFAQKMYHFGDLYSSTTGSVAVT; translated from the exons ATGGTGACCATCACACAGTCATGCTTGTCATGTGATGGTATCTGGAAATGGCAGAGCCAGGAAATGATTGGAACGGTATATGCTGGTAACATCGGCCTATCGATGGCAATTCTTGCAGCGGGTGCTATTCCAAGCAAAGTGATAAGAGTCCTGCAATTCTGGGGCATTCGAAGCATTTCCTCCGGAGCATATTTTCGACACCAGTCAAAGTACCTGAACCAGGCAGTACGTAATGTTTGGGAGGAGGAGACCATCCAGGCACTGGCAGCTGTAGAGGACGTGGCCAAACTCTCCGGTGATGGAAGGTGCGATTCGCCCGGCCATTGTGCGAAGTATGGCTCTTACAAATTACATGACACAGGGAGAAACGCCATTGTCATGACACAACTTGTTCAG TCCACTGAGGTTAAGAACTCCTACCACATGGAGCTGGAGGGCCTGTCCCGATGTGTCGATGAAGTGAAATCATACGTCCCACATGTTAAGATAGAATTAACAACTGATGGCCACAAATCAGTGGAGAAGTGGTTGAGAGAGGAACAATCGGACACCATAAGGCATTATTTTGATGTGTGGCATGTTGCTAAAG GACTGAGGAAAAGACTCAAGCCCATAACCATGAACAGGCGGTTTCAGCTGGTCAACAAATGGCTGAAAAGTATTATCAATCACTTGTACTGGTGTGCCATGACCAGAAATAACGACCAATCATTGATCTTGGCCAAGTGGAGATCAATAGTGAACCATATAGCCGGCGTCCACACGCACGAAGAAAACGAACTGTTCCCCAAGTGTATCCACAGTCGTATTCCAAGGCAGTGGTTTAAGAAAG GAACAGAAGAATACGACAAGGTGTGTGCTCTGCTACTCAACAAGAACCTTCTACATTCAATCTCAAAGCTCAGCTCGGATGGCCAGACATCTGGTTTGGAGGGATACCATAGCAGCCTTCTACACTTCGCCCAAAAGATGTACCATTTcggagacctgtattcatccacgaccggaagtgtggcagtcacatag
- the LOC135498848 gene encoding uncharacterized protein LOC135498848 isoform X3, translated as MCAVSVSKLLELFHICYNCGSMVTITQSCLSCDGIWKWQSQEMIGTVYAGNIGLSMAILAAGAIPSKVIRVLQFWGIRSISSGAYFRHQSKYLNQAVRNVWEEETIQALAAVEDVAKLSGDGRCDSPGHCAKYGSYKLHDTGRNAIVMTQLVQSTEVKNSYHMELEGLSRCVDEVKSYVPHVKIELTTDGHKSVEKWLREEQSDTIRHYFDVWHVAKGLRKRLKPITMNRRFQLVNKWLKSIINHLYWCAMTRNNDQSLILAKWRSIVNHIAGVHTHEENELFPKCIHSRIPRQWFKKGTEEYDKTIHCCC; from the exons ATGTGTGCAGTTTCAGTGTCCAAGCTTTTGGAGCTGTTCCACATCTGCTACAACTGCGGCTCAATGGTGACCATCACACAGTCATGCTTGTCATGTGATGGTATCTGGAAATGGCAGAGCCAGGAAATGATTGGAACGGTATATGCTGGTAACATCGGCCTATCGATGGCAATTCTTGCAGCGGGTGCTATTCCAAGCAAAGTGATAAGAGTCCTGCAATTCTGGGGCATTCGAAGCATTTCCTCCGGAGCATATTTTCGACACCAGTCAAAGTACCTGAACCAGGCAGTACGTAATGTTTGGGAGGAGGAGACCATCCAGGCACTGGCAGCTGTAGAGGACGTGGCCAAACTCTCCGGTGATGGAAGGTGCGATTCGCCCGGCCATTGTGCGAAGTATGGCTCTTACAAATTACATGACACAGGGAGAAACGCCATTGTCATGACACAACTTGTTCAG TCCACTGAGGTTAAGAACTCCTACCACATGGAGCTGGAGGGCCTGTCCCGATGTGTCGATGAAGTGAAATCATACGTCCCACATGTTAAGATAGAATTAACAACTGATGGCCACAAATCAGTGGAGAAGTGGTTGAGAGAGGAACAATCGGACACCATAAGGCATTATTTTGATGTGTGGCATGTTGCTAAAG GACTGAGGAAAAGACTCAAGCCCATAACCATGAACAGGCGGTTTCAGCTGGTCAACAAATGGCTGAAAAGTATTATCAATCACTTGTACTGGTGTGCCATGACCAGAAATAACGACCAATCATTGATCTTGGCCAAGTGGAGATCAATAGTGAACCATATAGCCGGCGTCCACACGCACGAAGAAAACGAACTGTTCCCCAAGTGTATCCACAGTCGTATTCCAAGGCAGTGGTTTAAGAAAG GAACAGAAGAATACGACAAG ACAATTCATTGCTGCTGCTGA
- the LOC135498848 gene encoding uncharacterized protein LOC135498848 isoform X1, translating into MCAVSVSKLLELFHICYNCGSMVTITQSCLSCDGIWKWQSQEMIGTVYAGNIGLSMAILAAGAIPSKVIRVLQFWGIRSISSGAYFRHQSKYLNQAVRNVWEEETIQALAAVEDVAKLSGDGRCDSPGHCAKYGSYKLHDTGRNAIVMTQLVQSTEVKNSYHMELEGLSRCVDEVKSYVPHVKIELTTDGHKSVEKWLREEQSDTIRHYFDVWHVAKGLRKRLKPITMNRRFQLVNKWLKSIINHLYWCAMTRNNDQSLILAKWRSIVNHIAGVHTHEENELFPKCIHSRIPRQWFKKGTEEYDKVCALLLNKNLLHSISKLSSDGQTSGLEGYHSSLLHFAQKMYHFGDLYSSTTGSVAVT; encoded by the exons ATGTGTGCAGTTTCAGTGTCCAAGCTTTTGGAGCTGTTCCACATCTGCTACAACTGCGGCTCAATGGTGACCATCACACAGTCATGCTTGTCATGTGATGGTATCTGGAAATGGCAGAGCCAGGAAATGATTGGAACGGTATATGCTGGTAACATCGGCCTATCGATGGCAATTCTTGCAGCGGGTGCTATTCCAAGCAAAGTGATAAGAGTCCTGCAATTCTGGGGCATTCGAAGCATTTCCTCCGGAGCATATTTTCGACACCAGTCAAAGTACCTGAACCAGGCAGTACGTAATGTTTGGGAGGAGGAGACCATCCAGGCACTGGCAGCTGTAGAGGACGTGGCCAAACTCTCCGGTGATGGAAGGTGCGATTCGCCCGGCCATTGTGCGAAGTATGGCTCTTACAAATTACATGACACAGGGAGAAACGCCATTGTCATGACACAACTTGTTCAG TCCACTGAGGTTAAGAACTCCTACCACATGGAGCTGGAGGGCCTGTCCCGATGTGTCGATGAAGTGAAATCATACGTCCCACATGTTAAGATAGAATTAACAACTGATGGCCACAAATCAGTGGAGAAGTGGTTGAGAGAGGAACAATCGGACACCATAAGGCATTATTTTGATGTGTGGCATGTTGCTAAAG GACTGAGGAAAAGACTCAAGCCCATAACCATGAACAGGCGGTTTCAGCTGGTCAACAAATGGCTGAAAAGTATTATCAATCACTTGTACTGGTGTGCCATGACCAGAAATAACGACCAATCATTGATCTTGGCCAAGTGGAGATCAATAGTGAACCATATAGCCGGCGTCCACACGCACGAAGAAAACGAACTGTTCCCCAAGTGTATCCACAGTCGTATTCCAAGGCAGTGGTTTAAGAAAG GAACAGAAGAATACGACAAGGTGTGTGCTCTGCTACTCAACAAGAACCTTCTACATTCAATCTCAAAGCTCAGCTCGGATGGCCAGACATCTGGTTTGGAGGGATACCATAGCAGCCTTCTACACTTCGCCCAAAAGATGTACCATTTcggagacctgtattcatccacgaccggaagtgtggcagtcacatag